DNA sequence from the Treponema sp. OMZ 838 genome:
AGCGCAGCGATTGCCTGTAGTTATCTGGAAGAATAATGCCAAAGAGGAGGAAGAAAAAGACTATGGCAAAAAAGAAATTGGTACGCAAAACGCACGTTGTGCCGTTTGTCAACGTAGGAACCGACAGCGCACCCGATTGGCGGCGTATTGAAAAATCAAAGACGTTCACCCTTTCGACCAATCCGCAGGTAAAAACCTACGATTACATTTCAAGTGATATACCGGAAGAAGAAATCACCGGATATCAACCGAGCCTTGCGCAGAGTATCACCATGTGGAAAAACTCCGATGACTATGAAGAGTTTTTCGGTATGCTCTTTAAGTTGCCGACGGGTGAAAATGCACACCGCGATGTAATGGTTGCTTTTTACCAAGAAAAGGGAAAGAATGGCAGCGATGATGTGTACAAGGCATGGAAGGTTGACGCCTTGGTAAAAATCAGCCAGATGGATACGGTAGACGAAAGCATCAATTTTGACCTTTCGTTCAATAAAATCGTTATCGGCGCTCTTTCCTTTGCAAGCGGCAAGCCCGAATTTATTAAGGGAGAGTGGACAGGCGATACGTTCACCCCTGCAACATAAGGGCGTTTAGTGATCGATTTAACCAAAGCAAAGCTCCCCGAAGCGATAGAAGTTTCGGGGGCTTTTTACCGCATTCATACCGATTTCCGCTATTTTATCCGTTTGGAACAGGTGCTTAACGAAAAAGGCACAAAGCCGAGCGACTGCGATTTTATGTTTATTCAAGAGTTGCCCCCCGATAAAATAGCCGGCATAAAGGCGCTCGTTGCTTTTATGAACCCGCCGCACACTTTACCCCGCAAGAGTAAGCGCGAGGATGCAGGCGCGCCGGTACTCGACTACACCCTTGACGCCGATTTAATTTATGCCGCCTTTATGCAGCAGTATCATATCGATTTAAGTACCGCGATTCTCCATTGGCACTGTTTCAGCGCACTGCTCGCAGGTTTGCGAGACACCAAGTTAAATGATGTTATCGGTTTTAGACTCTGGGAAAACACGAGCGGTAAAAAAGACGAATACACCCGCGCAATGCAAAAGCTCCACGACGCATGGGAAATTGAAGTAAAAGATGAAGCAGAAGATGCCGCCCTTGCCGAGTTTGAAGCAAGGCTGAACGGCTTGCGGAAAAAGAAAAAAGGAACTATTAAATGAAGCCACTCAAATGGTGTGTCTTCATTTAATTGTCGAGTTTGCCATTCGGCAAACGTCGCAGATTATATGTGCGCTTTTCGCGCACTAATTGAACACCTTCCAAAGTTTACACTTTGTTCAGTTGTTCAATTTTAAGGAAAAAGATAATGCCCGATAACAGCGTAGAAATTGATGGTAAAATGACAACCGAAGGCGTTGAAAAAGGCGTCAAAAAAATCAATCAAGAAATAAGAAGTATTGAAAAAGAAGCGGAAAAGACGACGAAAAAAACGGCGGGAAACTTTAAAAAACTTGATGCCGTTATGCAGGAAGCG
Encoded proteins:
- a CDS encoding Gp15 family bacteriophage protein produces the protein MIDLTKAKLPEAIEVSGAFYRIHTDFRYFIRLEQVLNEKGTKPSDCDFMFIQELPPDKIAGIKALVAFMNPPHTLPRKSKREDAGAPVLDYTLDADLIYAAFMQQYHIDLSTAILHWHCFSALLAGLRDTKLNDVIGFRLWENTSGKKDEYTRAMQKLHDAWEIEVKDEAEDAALAEFEARLNGLRKKKKGTIK